One window of the SAR202 cluster bacterium genome contains the following:
- a CDS encoding cysteine hydrolase codes for MGRAVQDGAIFHGIIAGIFLTPNADSGDTPCAPLSELLSKVITMALSINKGSSALLVMDCQEGIVGALPTTERQRLMPVLQRGMAAARAAGVPVIHVVVGFREGHPEIGKTGWFKAVKEAGRMKIGSPEAQICKEVAPQQGDVIVTKKRMSAFTGSDLQQVLYGRGITTVVLTGVSSVGVVESTARDAVDMDLDIVVLADGCADRDPVVNEAALKHLLPRIASVVNTEEFVAALGGAKQPATQA; via the coding sequence TGCCGACAGTGGGGATACTCCCTGCGCTCCGCTCTCTGAACTCTTATCGAAGGTGATAACCATGGCCCTCTCTATAAATAAAGGCTCCTCCGCACTCCTGGTGATGGACTGCCAGGAGGGGATCGTCGGCGCGCTGCCTACGACAGAGCGGCAGCGTCTCATGCCAGTCCTGCAGCGCGGCATGGCCGCGGCCCGGGCCGCTGGGGTGCCGGTTATACACGTGGTCGTTGGCTTTAGGGAGGGCCACCCTGAGATTGGCAAGACTGGATGGTTCAAGGCGGTCAAGGAGGCGGGGCGAATGAAAATCGGCTCGCCGGAGGCGCAGATATGCAAGGAGGTGGCGCCGCAGCAGGGGGACGTTATAGTCACGAAGAAGCGAATGAGCGCCTTCACCGGCAGCGATCTGCAGCAGGTGCTTTACGGGAGGGGGATTACTACCGTAGTCCTGACTGGCGTTAGCTCTGTGGGGGTCGTCGAGTCCACGGCCCGCGACGCGGTGGATATGGACCTGGATATTGTGGTCCTGGCCGACGGCTGCGCCGACCGCGACCCTGTGGTCAACGAGGCCGCCCTTAAGCACCTCCTGCCGCGCATAGCCAGCGTGGTAAACACTGAAGAGTTTGTGGCGGCCCTGGGCGGCGCCAAGCAGCCCGCCACCCAGGCATAA